TTTGCAAGTTTCGGGTCTCTGTAAATTTCGCGGCAGGGCTCAGCAACTCCGGGTGTGTAGGCAAGCGATAAGTCCTTTTGTGTTTTGCACGGTTTGCTTGAGATTACCTCAATTTTGCCGTGTCGTCCGTTTTTATGATATAACAGCGCCTCTTCTTTGCTAATCATTTTTCCCTCTTTTTGTAAATTTTTTGAATTATTTTAATAAATTAACCGAAAAATACATTATTGCGTGTGGGAAAATTGTATTTTCGTTTGAAAAAGAAAGCAAAATATAATAAAAAGGGCAAGATAAATGGACGGTACACCTAATACATCTACGAGCAGCGCGCGTCTGCAAATAGGGGACAAGGTTGTCGAACTTCCGATAATTTCGGGAACAGACGGAAATTTGGGTATTGATATTGCAACGCTTCGTTCACAAACGGGCGCAATCGCTTATGATAACGGATTTAATAACACGACTTCGGCGGTAAGTTCGATTTCGTTTATCGACGGAGATAAAGGAATTTTGCGTTATCGGGGCTATTCGATAGAGGATTTGTTTAACCGCGCTTCTTTCAGAGAAGTCGCATATTTAATGGTAAACGGCAAACTTCCCAACGAGCAGGAAGTAACACAATTCAGCGCATTTCTTACAAAACATTCTATGATAGACGAGGATATGCACCACTTTTTTGCGGGATTTCCAAGGAGCGCGCACCCAATGGCGATTTTGGCGGCGATGGTAACTTCACTATCGTCGTTTTATCCGCAAATTAATCACGACGACACCAACTTCGACGAAACGGCGGCGCGTCTTATTTCTAAGGTACGCACGATTGCGGCATTTTCGTATAAAAAATCTATGGGTTATCCTGTGGTTTACCCTATGGCAAACCTCTCGTACGTAGAAAATTTCCTGAATATGATGTTTGACACGCCGAACTCTCCTTACGATATAAAAAGCGCGGAGCATCAACTTCACGCGAAAATTTTGGATAAAACTCTTGTTTTACACGCAGACCACGGGCAAAACTGCTCTACAACGGCGGTAAAATTGGTCGGCTCGACCCGCGCGAGTTTGTATGCTTCCGTTTCGGCTGGCATCTGCGCGCTTTGGGGACCGCTTCACGGCGGGGCAAATCAAGCGGTTGTAGAAATGCTCGAAAACATTGAAAGAGACGGCGCAAACGTTGAAAAATACATAGAAAAAGCAAAAACAAATAAAGATTTTCGCTTAATGGGCTTTGGGCACGCGCTTTACAAAAGTTATGACCCTCGCGCGGCGCTTGCCAAAAAACTCCTCGACGAGCTTTACGAAAAAGGCGGCGTAAAAGACCCGCTTTTCGACATTGCGCAAGATTTGGAGCGACGAATTATGGCTGACGAATATTTTATTTCGCGAAAACTTTACCCGAACATCGATTTTTACACGGGAATTATCTACAAAGCAATCGGAATTCCGACAAATATGCTTACGGTTATGTTTGTTTTAGGTCGTTTGCCCGGTTGGATAGCCCAGTGGCGCGAACTTATGGGACAC
This genomic stretch from Chitinivibrionia bacterium harbors:
- a CDS encoding citrate synthase translates to MDGTPNTSTSSARLQIGDKVVELPIISGTDGNLGIDIATLRSQTGAIAYDNGFNNTTSAVSSISFIDGDKGILRYRGYSIEDLFNRASFREVAYLMVNGKLPNEQEVTQFSAFLTKHSMIDEDMHHFFAGFPRSAHPMAILAAMVTSLSSFYPQINHDDTNFDETAARLISKVRTIAAFSYKKSMGYPVVYPMANLSYVENFLNMMFDTPNSPYDIKSAEHQLHAKILDKTLVLHADHGQNCSTTAVKLVGSTRASLYASVSAGICALWGPLHGGANQAVVEMLENIERDGANVEKYIEKAKTNKDFRLMGFGHALYKSYDPRAALAKKLLDELYEKGGVKDPLFDIAQDLERRIMADEYFISRKLYPNIDFYTGIIYKAIGIPTNMLTVMFVLGRLPGWIAQWRELMGHGIKIFRPRQIYMGPGALDYIPLEER